In Pseudothermotoga sp., the DNA window TAGAAGCGATTGAAAAGTTGTTTTAAAACCAATCAGCAGGAAAGGAACAGATACCAAAAACCATATCTCAGCAGGACTCGGTTCAACAAATACAAATCCAGATAAAAATACGTAAACCACAAGAAAGATCATGTGAATTTTATCGGATGTACTAATTCTTTTTGTCAATTCAACCGGAACAACCTGGTCGCTCATTTTCTTCTTCACCTCTGAATAAGCTTATATGGCTATCGACAAAATCTTTGTATGGAAAGGTTGAATAATAGAACTTGGATTTGGGTTCATTCAACGCATCAAGAACCAACTCGCTAAGCTTTCCATTGTCTTGGGAGATCAGGCTAGTCAATTCTCTCACACAACCTACGTCTGTGCTCACCACAGGAATTCCAAGATTTTGCGCTTCTATCACCACGAGTGGCATACCTTCCGCGTCGGATGTGAGCAAAAGTACATCAAAATCAGCCATCAGTTCAATGGCATCCTTCCTGAATGGAAGAAAATGAATGTACTTTGCTTCTTGAGGATGACGTTTCAACCATTCTTCGACTTTTTTCCCGTATGTGTCTTCAACGACACTACCTCCTATCCACACAAATACTACATCTCTTCTTTCCTTAAGCGTAGCTTTCGCCACTTCAAGAAATCTCAAAGGATTTTTTGGAGGATCTAACCGAGCGACGTTACCAATTATTTTGATATCCCTCGATAAATTGAGCTCTTTTCTGAGCTTTCCTTTTTGAACATTTCCGATCGGCACTATAGCGTTGGGAATAATGACGTACTGACTTTCTTTGCCAATCTTCCAAGCCTTCGCTTTTTCCATATCGCGCTCGCACAGTAAAACTATCTTGTTGCAGAACTTTGCAGCGAATCTTTCAGCAAAAATGAATAGTTTTCTTTTAAATCCTTGATATTGTTCTATAGACCACCAACCGTGCACGGTGTAGATGATGTTTTTCACCT includes these proteins:
- a CDS encoding glycosyltransferase; the encoded protein is MKLKILQIITRSDWAGGQKVLYSIAYGIKKYYPEQFDIEVACGKENGALISELEEIGVKVHIIDDLVREISPIRDFKAFLQIKRLIKQGKYDVVHLHSSKAGFLGRIAAKLCKVKNIIYTVHGWWSIEQYQGFKRKLFIFAERFAAKFCNKIVLLCERDMEKAKAWKIGKESQYVIIPNAIVPIGNVQKGKLRKELNLSRDIKIIGNVARLDPPKNPLRFLEVAKATLKERRDVVFVWIGGSVVEDTYGKKVEEWLKRHPQEAKYIHFLPFRKDAIELMADFDVLLLTSDAEGMPLVVIEAQNLGIPVVSTDVGCVRELTSLISQDNGKLSELVLDALNEPKSKFYYSTFPYKDFVDSHISLFRGEEENERPGCSG